In a genomic window of Pseudomonas oryzihabitans:
- a CDS encoding methyl-accepting chemotaxis protein — translation MRALAQMQGNLKDTLHGISRSSNRLSETAQTMTLVTDDASRALSHQNAEIDQAATAVTEMSAAVEEVARNAASTSQAARESSAAAESGNAKVGEALDAMQRLSQQVQSTSVQVEGLAGQAQDISQVLSVIGAIAEQTNLLALNAAIEAARAGEQGRGFAVVADEVRALAHRTQTSTREIEQMIQTIQKGSAEAVDSMRLSTSQAHATYEIAQDAGRALNDILQAVRLIDERNLQIATAAEEQAHVSREVDRNLISIRDLSVQTSDGNRQTVGASEELSGLAGELETLVRRFKLA, via the coding sequence ATGCGCGCCCTGGCGCAGATGCAGGGCAACCTCAAGGACACCCTGCATGGCATCTCGCGCTCGTCCAATCGCCTGAGCGAGACGGCCCAGACCATGACCCTGGTGACCGATGACGCCAGTCGGGCGCTGTCCCACCAGAACGCCGAGATCGACCAGGCCGCCACCGCAGTCACCGAGATGAGCGCCGCGGTGGAAGAGGTGGCCCGCAACGCGGCCTCTACCTCCCAGGCGGCGCGCGAATCCAGCGCCGCCGCGGAAAGCGGCAACGCCAAGGTCGGCGAGGCGCTCGACGCCATGCAGCGCCTCAGCCAACAGGTGCAATCGACCTCGGTCCAGGTCGAAGGCCTGGCCGGGCAGGCCCAGGACATCAGCCAGGTGCTGAGCGTGATCGGCGCCATTGCCGAGCAGACCAACCTGCTGGCGCTGAACGCCGCCATCGAAGCGGCCCGCGCCGGCGAGCAGGGCCGTGGTTTCGCCGTGGTCGCCGACGAGGTACGCGCCCTGGCGCACCGTACCCAAACCTCGACCCGCGAGATCGAACAGATGATCCAGACCATCCAGAAGGGCTCAGCCGAAGCCGTGGACTCGATGCGCCTCAGCACCAGCCAGGCCCACGCGACCTACGAGATCGCCCAGGACGCCGGCCGCGCCCTGAATGACATCCTCCAGGCCGTCCGCCTGATCGACGAACGCAATCTGCAGATCGCCACTGCCGCCGAAGAACAGGCCCATGTCTCCCGCGAGGTGGACCGCAACCTCATCAGCATCCGCGACCTTTCGGTGCAGACCAGCGATGGCAATCGGCAAACCGTGGGTGCCAGTGAAGAGCTTTCCGGGTTGGCGGGGGAGCTGGAGACCTTGGTAAGGCGCTTCAAGCTGGCGTGA
- a CDS encoding ABC transporter ATP-binding protein: MNLTTLNQRPLIDVQDVRQLYGNAGGPARVVLDGVSLTLHENEIVGLLGRSGSGKSTLLRSIAGLITPSGGTVDFPPKDDGQRARVSMVFQSFALFPWLTVLQNVEIGLEALHVPLEERRRRALAAIDLIGLDGFESAYPKELSGGMRQRVGLARALVVHPDVLLMDEPFSALDVLTAETLRTDLLDLWVEGRMPIRSILMVTHNIAEAVLLCDRVLIFSSNPGRVASEIRIDLPQPRNRHDPAFRELVEEIYVRMTGEATPAAQEGGFPGNGLGMLLPTVSTNALAGLLEAVHAAPYNGRADLPELAGGLGYALDELFPLAEVLQLLRFAVLEGGDLRLLAPGRAYVEAGVDVRKQLFARQLLNFVPLVGHIRRVLDDRQGHTAPARRFRDELEDFMDEADAARTLGSAIQWGRYGELFAYDQAADMFSLENPG, encoded by the coding sequence ATGAACCTGACCACTCTGAATCAGCGTCCCCTGATCGACGTCCAGGATGTCCGTCAGCTCTACGGCAACGCCGGCGGCCCGGCCCGCGTAGTGCTCGACGGGGTCTCCCTGACCCTGCACGAAAACGAGATCGTCGGCCTGCTGGGCCGTTCCGGCTCGGGCAAGTCGACCCTGCTGCGTTCCATCGCCGGACTGATCACTCCCAGCGGCGGCACCGTCGACTTCCCGCCCAAGGACGACGGCCAGCGCGCCCGCGTCAGCATGGTGTTCCAGAGCTTCGCTCTGTTCCCCTGGCTGACCGTGTTGCAAAACGTCGAGATCGGCCTGGAGGCGCTGCACGTGCCCCTGGAAGAGCGCCGCCGCCGCGCCCTGGCGGCCATCGACCTGATCGGCCTGGACGGCTTCGAGAGCGCCTATCCCAAGGAACTCTCAGGCGGCATGCGCCAGCGCGTCGGCCTGGCCCGTGCCCTGGTGGTGCATCCGGACGTGCTGCTGATGGACGAACCCTTCTCGGCGCTGGACGTGCTCACCGCCGAGACCCTGAGAACCGATCTGCTCGATCTCTGGGTCGAGGGTCGCATGCCGATCCGCTCCATCCTCATGGTCACCCACAACATCGCCGAGGCGGTGCTGCTCTGCGACCGGGTGCTGATCTTCTCCAGCAATCCGGGCCGGGTCGCCAGCGAGATCCGCATCGACCTGCCGCAGCCGCGCAATCGCCACGATCCTGCCTTCCGCGAGCTGGTGGAGGAAATCTACGTGCGCATGACCGGGGAGGCCACGCCGGCCGCCCAGGAAGGGGGCTTCCCCGGCAATGGCCTGGGCATGCTGCTGCCCACCGTCTCCACCAACGCCCTGGCGGGCCTGCTGGAGGCGGTCCATGCCGCGCCCTACAATGGCCGCGCCGACCTGCCGGAACTGGCCGGTGGCCTGGGCTATGCGCTGGATGAACTCTTCCCCCTGGCCGAGGTGCTGCAATTGTTGCGCTTCGCGGTGTTGGAAGGCGGCGACCTGCGCCTGCTCGCGCCGGGTCGCGCCTATGTCGAAGCCGGCGTGGACGTGCGCAAGCAACTGTTCGCCCGACAGTTGCTCAACTTCGTGCCCCTGGTCGGCCATATCCGCCGGGTGCTGGACGATCGCCAGGGCCACACGGCGCCAGCGCGGCGTTTCCGCGACGAGCTGGAGGACTTCATGGACGAGGCCGATGCCGCCCGCACCCTTGGCAGCGCCATCCAATGGGGGCGCTATGGTGAACTCTTCGCCTATGATCAAGCGGCCGACATGTTCAGCCTGGAGAATCCGGGTTAA
- a CDS encoding ABC transporter permease: MKTLPGLYAPAVAPRLPRQRPTSLWADGLCLLLGLVALALIWHGFSEMRQPLAVLDADPVTLDLARLPEYALRTTLRMFIALGASLLFTFVFATLAAKSRKAEMIILPAIDILQSVPILGFLTFTVSFFMGLFPGRELGAECAAIFAIFTSQAWNMAFGFYQSLRTVPEDLQQVSRQFGLSPWRRFFRLELPFAIPGLVWNTMMSMSGGWFFVVASEAITVGDNTINLPGIGSWLALAIAKQDIAAIGWAVLAMGLVILLYDQLCFRPVVAWADRFRVEQTASQQVPRSWVYDLVRRARLGRVLAGFGSFCTQLATPRIRRAWPHWHLAPQGRAWLQRGLDLLWYALLLLVLPYAVYALFRFIAEGVYWPEVVSVFGLGLITMVRVLLLIVIASLIWVPIGVWIGMRPGWSQRLQAVAQFLAAFPANVLFPVAVVGIVTFHLNPDIWLSPLMVLGTQWYILFNVIAGASVVPNDLREAARLFGIKRWQWWRQLALPAIFPYYVTGALTAAGGSWNASIVAEVVSWGNERLQAHGLGAYIAQMTTAGDFPRVALGIVVMSVFVLGFNRLLWRPLYAYAERRLRLD, encoded by the coding sequence ATGAAGACCCTTCCTGGCCTCTACGCCCCTGCCGTGGCGCCGCGCCTGCCGCGGCAACGTCCGACTTCCCTCTGGGCCGATGGCCTCTGCCTGCTGCTGGGTCTGGTCGCCCTGGCGCTGATCTGGCACGGCTTCAGCGAGATGCGCCAGCCGCTGGCGGTGCTGGACGCCGATCCCGTGACCCTGGACCTGGCGCGCCTGCCCGAGTATGCCCTGCGTACCACCCTGCGCATGTTCATCGCCCTGGGTGCCTCGCTGCTGTTCACCTTCGTCTTCGCCACCCTGGCGGCCAAGAGCCGCAAGGCGGAGATGATCATCCTGCCGGCCATCGACATCCTGCAGTCGGTGCCCATCCTCGGCTTCCTGACCTTCACCGTGAGCTTCTTCATGGGCCTGTTCCCCGGTCGGGAGCTGGGCGCCGAGTGCGCGGCGATCTTCGCCATCTTCACCAGCCAAGCCTGGAACATGGCCTTCGGTTTCTACCAGTCGCTGCGCACCGTGCCCGAGGATCTGCAGCAGGTGAGTCGCCAGTTCGGCCTCTCGCCCTGGCGCCGGTTCTTCCGCCTGGAGTTGCCGTTCGCCATTCCCGGCCTGGTGTGGAACACCATGATGTCCATGTCCGGTGGCTGGTTCTTCGTGGTGGCCTCGGAAGCCATCACCGTCGGCGACAACACCATCAACCTGCCGGGCATCGGCTCCTGGCTGGCGCTGGCCATCGCCAAGCAGGACATCGCCGCCATCGGTTGGGCGGTGCTGGCCATGGGCCTGGTGATCCTGCTCTACGACCAGCTGTGCTTTCGTCCGGTGGTGGCCTGGGCCGATCGCTTCCGCGTCGAGCAGACCGCCAGCCAGCAGGTGCCGCGTTCCTGGGTCTATGACCTGGTCCGCCGTGCCCGCCTGGGTCGCGTGCTGGCCGGCTTCGGCAGTTTCTGCACCCAGCTCGCTACCCCGCGGATTCGCCGGGCCTGGCCGCACTGGCACTTGGCACCCCAGGGTCGTGCCTGGCTGCAGCGCGGCCTGGACCTGCTTTGGTATGCCTTGCTGCTGCTGGTGCTGCCCTACGCGGTCTATGCGCTGTTCCGCTTCATCGCCGAGGGCGTCTACTGGCCCGAGGTGGTCTCGGTGTTCGGCCTGGGGCTGATCACCATGGTCCGGGTCCTGCTGCTGATCGTCATCGCCAGCCTGATCTGGGTGCCGATCGGCGTCTGGATCGGCATGCGCCCGGGCTGGTCGCAGCGGTTGCAGGCAGTGGCCCAGTTCCTCGCTGCCTTCCCAGCCAACGTGCTGTTCCCGGTGGCAGTGGTGGGCATCGTCACCTTCCACCTGAATCCGGACATCTGGTTGTCGCCGCTGATGGTGCTGGGCACCCAGTGGTACATCCTGTTCAACGTCATCGCCGGTGCCAGCGTGGTGCCCAACGACCTGCGCGAAGCGGCCCGGCTGTTCGGCATCAAGCGCTGGCAGTGGTGGCGGCAACTGGCCCTGCCGGCGATCTTTCCCTACTACGTCACCGGCGCCCTGACCGCCGCCGGCGGCTCCTGGAACGCCAGTATCGTCGCCGAGGTGGTGAGCTGGGGTAACGAGCGCCTGCAGGCCCACGGCCTGGGTGCCTACATCGCACAGATGACCACCGCCGGGGATTTCCCCCGGGTGGCCCTGGGCATCGTGGTGATGTCGGTCTTCGTGCTCGGATTCAACCGGCTGCTCTGGCGGCCTCTGTATGCCTACGCCGAACGGCGCCTGCGGCTGGACTAG
- a CDS encoding response regulator transcription factor, with the protein MTELASPTLVHLVDDDASVRAALEDLLASVGLTTHSYVSAADFLDRARFDVPACLVLDVRMPGMNGLDLQQELQRRELALPIIFITGHGDIPMSVRAMKQGALEFLTKPFRDQDLLDAIDQALRKAQETHAQRAQLQELQARVETLNDGERAVLARVVTGLLNKQIAAQLGVSEITVKVRRAALMRKLQAGSLAELVKMVERLEAPR; encoded by the coding sequence ATGACGGAGCTCGCTTCACCCACCCTGGTCCACCTAGTGGACGACGACGCCTCGGTGCGCGCCGCCCTGGAAGACTTGCTGGCGTCCGTGGGGCTCACCACCCATAGCTATGTGTCGGCGGCCGACTTCCTCGACCGGGCCCGCTTCGACGTCCCGGCCTGCCTGGTGCTCGATGTGCGCATGCCGGGCATGAACGGCCTGGATCTGCAGCAAGAGCTACAGCGCCGCGAACTGGCCTTGCCGATCATCTTCATCACCGGCCACGGCGACATCCCCATGTCGGTACGGGCCATGAAGCAGGGCGCCCTGGAATTCCTCACCAAGCCCTTCCGCGACCAGGATCTGCTCGACGCCATCGACCAGGCCCTGCGCAAGGCCCAGGAGACCCATGCGCAGCGGGCGCAACTGCAGGAGTTGCAGGCCCGGGTCGAGACCCTCAACGACGGCGAGCGCGCCGTGCTGGCGCGGGTGGTCACCGGCCTGCTCAACAAGCAGATCGCCGCTCAGCTGGGCGTCAGCGAAATCACCGTCAAGGTGCGCCGCGCCGCCCTCATGCGCAAGCTGCAGGCCGGTTCGCTGGCGGAATTGGTGAAGATGGTGGAGCGGTTGGAGGCGCCGCGGTAG
- a CDS encoding sensor histidine kinase, producing the protein MSRQPSLGRWVGWRMSLLALGAVLAIAAGMYLWFLFGDWWVLRQVPAAARAEILQLRADPQQNEARLWELFSHYYPVRYFLPGIASRDWWVLAGLLLAAVPLILLAGFRLSRPLSSQFSAIAAAARRVASGELDTRLDVAETAPAEVRRLALDFNSLTARLQQYENDVRDSSAILAHELRTPLNAASVRVQGILDEVLPADARQLQLVKRQLDLLNTLVGDLHTLSLAEAGQLALDQRPFALAALVEERLAWFAPQLQAEGVRVELHLDERQQLFADRERIGQLLTILLENFLRYGASGGELEIVQQAQADGLILEFRDRGPGIPEADRERVFHRFWRAESSRARHLGGSGLGLSIARAICVAHQGQIRALERPGGGALLRIELPGRVAAPV; encoded by the coding sequence ATGAGCCGCCAGCCATCCCTGGGGCGCTGGGTCGGCTGGCGCATGAGCCTGCTGGCGCTGGGCGCGGTGCTGGCGATCGCCGCTGGCATGTACCTCTGGTTCCTGTTCGGCGACTGGTGGGTGCTGCGCCAGGTGCCAGCGGCGGCGCGGGCGGAAATCCTCCAGCTGCGCGCCGATCCGCAGCAGAACGAGGCGCGGCTGTGGGAGCTGTTCAGTCACTACTACCCGGTGCGCTATTTCCTGCCCGGCATCGCCAGCCGCGACTGGTGGGTGCTGGCCGGCCTGCTGTTGGCGGCCGTACCCCTGATCCTGCTCGCCGGTTTCCGCCTGTCGCGCCCCCTGTCGAGCCAGTTCTCCGCCATCGCTGCCGCCGCGCGCCGGGTCGCCTCGGGCGAGCTGGACACCCGGCTGGACGTGGCCGAGACGGCACCGGCGGAAGTGCGGCGCCTGGCGCTGGACTTCAACAGCCTCACCGCGCGGCTGCAGCAATACGAAAATGACGTGCGCGACTCCAGCGCCATCCTCGCCCACGAATTGCGCACCCCGCTCAACGCGGCCTCGGTGCGGGTACAGGGCATCCTCGACGAGGTCTTGCCCGCCGACGCCCGGCAGTTGCAGCTGGTCAAGCGCCAGCTCGACCTGCTCAATACCCTGGTCGGCGACCTGCACACCCTGTCGCTCGCCGAGGCCGGGCAACTGGCCCTGGATCAACGGCCCTTCGCCCTGGCGGCGCTGGTGGAGGAGCGGCTGGCCTGGTTCGCCCCGCAGTTGCAGGCCGAGGGCGTCCGCGTCGAGCTGCACCTCGACGAGCGCCAGCAGCTGTTCGCCGACCGGGAGCGCATCGGCCAGTTGCTCACCATCCTGCTGGAAAACTTTCTGCGCTATGGCGCCAGCGGGGGCGAGCTGGAGATCGTCCAGCAGGCCCAGGCCGACGGCCTGATCCTGGAATTCCGCGACCGCGGCCCGGGTATCCCGGAGGCCGACCGGGAACGGGTCTTCCATCGCTTCTGGCGCGCCGAGAGTTCGCGTGCGCGGCATCTGGGCGGCAGCGGCTTGGGGCTATCCATCGCCCGCGCCATCTGCGTCGCCCACCAGGGGCAGATCCGCGCCCTGGAGCGGCCCGGCGGCGGGGCGCTGCTGCGGATCGAGTTGCCCGGGCGAGTCGCCGCCCCGGTGTGA
- a CDS encoding sensor histidine kinase, whose amino-acid sequence MDRRPFATTTHWLRLGGLCALALGIALLDTLTDREIAIGVFQVVVVLLAAGFLSTRGVTVTALGCALLVLCSYVITRSGDRDAGLVNCVISLLAIVAVAALALRLDAAKRAAEAARTRLTQAGRLSQLGELAASIAHEINQPLTAIAASGNACQRWLTNQPPQVERAVQAAQRVIDDAHRASEVIARVRGLVRQAQVAKDWLNVADTVEQVLDFVRAELVQRQVAVDVRLQEGLPPLLADRSQLQQVVLNLLLNALDALEGVPPEQRRVVIQVALDTAGCIRLGVEDSGRGLSPAAREQMFEAFYTTKEQGMGLGLALSRSIVEAHGGRIWATSLPEGGTGVYCSLPKDQEP is encoded by the coding sequence ATGGATCGACGACCTTTCGCCACCACCACCCACTGGCTGCGCCTGGGTGGACTCTGCGCCCTGGCGCTCGGCATCGCCCTGCTGGATACCTTAACCGATCGGGAGATCGCCATTGGCGTCTTCCAGGTGGTGGTGGTGCTGCTGGCCGCGGGCTTCCTCTCCACCCGTGGTGTCACCGTCACGGCGTTGGGCTGTGCGCTGCTGGTGCTGTGCAGCTATGTCATCACCCGTAGCGGTGATCGTGATGCCGGGTTGGTCAATTGTGTCATCAGCCTGCTGGCCATCGTCGCGGTCGCCGCCCTGGCCTTGCGCCTGGATGCCGCCAAGCGCGCCGCCGAGGCAGCGCGGACGCGCCTGACCCAGGCCGGGCGCCTGAGCCAGCTCGGCGAGCTGGCGGCCTCCATCGCCCACGAGATCAACCAGCCGCTCACCGCCATCGCCGCCAGCGGCAACGCCTGCCAACGCTGGCTGACCAATCAGCCGCCGCAGGTGGAGCGCGCGGTGCAGGCGGCGCAGCGGGTCATCGACGACGCCCACCGCGCCAGTGAGGTGATCGCCCGGGTGCGCGGCCTGGTGCGTCAGGCCCAGGTGGCCAAGGATTGGCTGAACGTCGCCGACACCGTGGAACAGGTGCTCGACTTCGTCCGGGCCGAGCTGGTCCAGCGTCAGGTGGCGGTGGACGTGCGTCTGCAGGAGGGCCTGCCGCCGTTGCTGGCCGACCGCAGCCAGTTGCAGCAGGTCGTGCTCAACCTACTGCTCAATGCCCTCGATGCCCTGGAGGGCGTGCCGCCCGAGCAACGCCGGGTGGTCATCCAGGTGGCGCTGGATACCGCCGGCTGTATCCGCCTGGGGGTGGAAGACAGCGGTCGCGGCCTGAGTCCTGCGGCTCGCGAGCAGATGTTCGAAGCCTTCTACACCACGAAGGAGCAGGGCATGGGCCTGGGGCTGGCGCTCAGTCGCTCCATCGTCGAAGCTCATGGCGGCCGGATCTGGGCGACCTCGTTACCCGAGGGGGGGACCGGCGTCTACTGCAGCCTGCCGAAGGATCAGGAACCATGA
- a CDS encoding response regulator, whose product MGDKLILIVEDDPDSASVLEAYLLRDGFAVVLAEDGRQGLELFQRRQPDLVLLDMMLPRLGGTEVLAQIRRAGDTPVIMVTAIGDEPEKLGALRYGADDYVVKPYNPKEVVARVHAVLRRCHQAPRDERWLRHGALTVDLESFSATVEQGGQPRALELTPTEFGLLTTLMRTPHKAFTRDELLERCLPESEALARVVDTHLHNLRRKLESAGVPGVPVTVRAVGYRFA is encoded by the coding sequence GTGGGCGACAAACTCATACTCATCGTCGAGGACGATCCGGACAGCGCCAGCGTGCTGGAAGCCTATCTGCTGCGCGACGGCTTCGCGGTGGTCCTCGCGGAAGACGGCCGCCAGGGACTGGAACTGTTCCAACGCCGGCAGCCCGACCTGGTGCTGCTGGACATGATGCTGCCGCGGCTCGGCGGCACCGAGGTGCTGGCGCAGATCCGCCGGGCGGGGGATACCCCGGTGATCATGGTGACCGCCATCGGCGACGAGCCGGAAAAACTCGGCGCGCTGCGCTATGGCGCCGACGACTACGTGGTCAAGCCCTACAACCCCAAGGAGGTGGTGGCCCGGGTGCATGCCGTGCTGCGCCGCTGCCACCAGGCGCCGCGCGACGAGCGCTGGCTGCGCCACGGCGCTCTGACGGTGGACCTGGAGAGCTTCAGCGCCACGGTGGAGCAGGGCGGCCAACCGCGCGCGCTGGAGTTGACCCCCACCGAATTCGGCCTGCTCACCACCCTGATGCGTACCCCGCACAAGGCCTTTACCCGCGACGAATTGCTGGAGCGCTGCCTGCCGGAGAGCGAGGCCCTGGCGCGGGTGGTGGATACCCATCTGCACAACCTCAGGCGCAAGCTGGAAAGCGCTGGCGTACCTGGGGTGCCGGTGACGGTCCGCGCCGTCGGTTACCGCTTCGCATGA